The following proteins are encoded in a genomic region of Bubalus kerabau isolate K-KA32 ecotype Philippines breed swamp buffalo chromosome 15, PCC_UOA_SB_1v2, whole genome shotgun sequence:
- the BTBD18 gene encoding BTB/POZ domain-containing protein 18 isoform X1, translating to MCSPASPKILYRNPRFLRLAFLQLYHQQKSGVFCDVLLQAEGEAVPAHCCILSACSPFFTERLEREKPAQGRKVVLELGGLKIRTLRKLVDFLYTSEMELSGEEAQDVLSAARQLRVSELESLQLEGGKLVKVPQGRRLNRECLQPPSPAPISARVVASSRRPQAPLPVTQAPCPLKAARLKSLGTEEGPPEKNHQQNLENSSGTLLLKRKARACPAPQESSASPSSHSQAPKENRSDPALGPVALSPPSLYPCVDERLLPRKIKLSRSKPSPDVCTSKPASLLSGASSVPTAPGRRLWRQKSTNKEAPEDKQKMGRASPLRSSPSASGLGKTAGNKKRSPEARTPHLDSAEEGQVGRVKLRKIVNGTCWEVVQEPPLRISQDSPQIPELKDSGEPLGTQPSSGKEQDLSSARTNLCEDSPMCSGLQDVLLSAGRSPHHPVEKSEFGSSPELVGKEPGLDMDCRESYTFNPALLGQPCEAEEYRITGAAATSELEEILDFMLCGSDMEPPMESLESPRAEGCRTPSYHLTETGKTWMEGEEWCLPDVELWPRELTGLEKEPLGENKGPAEPFSPLVLPSENKEPAEPFSPLVIPSEVSEGEVFSVGGSWTPELEISSSQPLEGQRDKLLQMDSLHLPQKSYGDLSPPCSNWVDTGLEVSLSMDEVLYPAPEAGKEGSGNSEWVGPLPASPEEEIDVDSLSEGSLPMGILSVWPDPSSESETEVDILT from the exons ATGTGCTCTCCTGCCAGTCCCAAAATCCTGTACAGGAATCCCCGGTTCCTCCGGTTAGCTTTTCTGCAGCTTTATCACCAGCAAAAGAGTGGTGTGTTCTGTGATGTCCTTCTGCAGGCAGAAG GTGAGGCAGTCCCAGCCCATTGCTGCATCCTGTCAGCCTGCAGCCCCTTCTTCACAGAGCGCCTGGAGCGGGAGAAGCCAGCCCAGGGTCGGAAGGTGGTGCTTGAGCTCGGGGGCCTGAAGATCAGGACCCTGAGGAAGCTGGTGGACTTCCTGTACACCTCCGAGATGGAACTATCTGGGGAAGAAGCCCAGGACGTGCTTTCCGCAGCCCGCCAGCTCCGTGTGTCTGAGCTCGAATCCCTTCAGCTAGAGGGTGGGAAGCTGGTGAAGGTCCCTCAGGGTCGAAGGCTGAACAGGGAGTGCCTGCAGCCTCCCAGCCCCGCGCCAATCTCTGCCAGGGTGGTGGCTTCCAGCCGGCGGCCTCAAGCCCCCCTGCCTGTCACCCAGGCGCCCTGTCCTCTCAAGGCAGCGAGACTGAAGTCCTTGGGGACGGAGGAGGGGCCCCCAGAGAAGAACCACCAACAGAACCTGGAGAACTCATCTGGCACTCTCCTACTCAAGAGGAAGGCCAGGGCCTGCCCAGCTCCACAAGAATCAAGTGCTTCACCATCGAGCCACAGTCAGGCACCCAAAGAGAACAGGAGTGACCCTGCCCTCGGTCCTGTCGCACTCTCCCCACCCAGCTTGTACCCCTGCGTAGATGAGCGACTCCTGCCCAGAAAGATCAAGCTGAGCCGCTCAAAGCCATCTCCCGATGTCTGCACATccaagcctgccagcctcctcagtGGAGCCAGCTCAGTGCCCACAGCCCCTGGCCGGCGTCTGTGGCGGCAGAAGAGTACAAATAAAGAAGCACCAGAGGACAAGCAGAAAATGGGGCGAGCTAGTCCCCTCAGGAGCAGCCCAAGTGCATCGGGTCTTGGGAAGACGGCTGGGAACAAGAAGCGGAGCCCCGAAGCCAGGACCCCTCACCTGGACTCTGCAGAGGAGGGGCAGGTTGGGAGAGTGAAGCTTCGCAAGATAGTCAACGGGACCTGCTGGGAAGTCGTTCAGGAGCCTCCCCTCAGAATCTCTCAAGATAGTCCTCAAATCCCAGAACTCAAAGACTCAGGAGAGCCTCTGGGGACACAGCCATCCTCAGGTAAGGAGCAGGACCTGTCATCCGCGAGAACAAACCTGTGTGAGGACTCACCCATGTGCTCCGGGCTACAAGACGTTTTGCTCTCGGCCGGCCGCTCCCCACACCACCCGGTGGAGAAGTCCGAGTTTGGGTCCAGCCCAGAGCTGGTAGGGAAGGAACCTGGACTGGACATGGACTGCAGAGAGTCCTACACGTTCAACCCAGCCCTGCTTGGGCAGCCCTGCGAAGCTGAGGAGTACCGCATCACCGGTGCTGCCGCCACCAGCGAGCTGGAGGAGATCCTGGATTTCATGCTCTGCGGCTCCGACATGGAGCCGCCCATGGAGTCTCTGGAGAGTCCCCGGGCTGAGGGCTGCAGGACCCCGAGTTACCACCTGACAGAAACAGGCAAGacctggatggaaggggaagaATGGTGTTTGCCGGATGTGGAGCTCTGGCCCAGGGagctcacaggactggaaaaggaacCTCTTGGTGAGAACAAAGGGCCAGCTGAGCCCTTCAGCCCCCTAGTCCTGCCCTCTGAGAACAAAGAGCCAGCTGAGCCCTTCAGCCCCCTTGTCATACCCTCCGAGGTAAGTGAGGGGGAGGTGTTTTCAGTGGGAGGCTCTTGGACTCCAGAGCTGGAAATTAgcagctcccagccactggaaGGTCAGAGAGACAAACTTCTCCAAATGGACTCCCTTCACCTTCCCCAAAAGTCCTATGGAGACCTCTCGCCTCCCTGTTCAAACTGGGTGGACACTGGCCTGGAAGTGTCCCTATCAATGGATGAGGTATTATACCCAGCTCCAGAGGCAGGCAAGGAGGGATCTGGCAACTCTGAGTGGGTGGGTCCACTTCCTGCCAGCCCTGAAGAGGAGATTGATGTAGACTCACTGTCAGAGGGGAGTCTACCCATGGGTATTCTCTCCGTGTGGCCTGACCCTTCCTCAGAGTCAGAAACAGAGGTAGATATACTAACGTAG
- the BTBD18 gene encoding BTB/POZ domain-containing protein 18 isoform X2, whose protein sequence is MCSPASPKILYRNPRFLRLAFLQLYHQQKSGVFCDVLLQAEGEAVPAHCCILSACSPFFTERLEREKPAQGRKVVLELGGLKIRTLRKLVDFLYTSEMELSGEEAQDVLSAARQLRVSELESLQLEGGKLVKVPQGRRLNRECLQPPSPAPISARVVASSRRPQAPLPVTQAPCPLKAARLKSLGTEEGPPEKNHQQNLENSSGTLLLKRKARACPAPQESSASPSSHSQAPKENRSDPALGPVALSPPSLYPCVDERLLPRKIKLSRSKPSPDVCTSKPASLLSGASSVPTAPGRRLWRQKSTNKEAPEDKQKMGRASPLRSSPSASGLGKTAGNKKRSPEARTPHLDSAEEGQVGRVKLRKIVNGTCWEVVQEPPLRISQDSPQIPELKDSGEPLGTQPSSGKEQDLSSARTNLCEDSPMCSGLQDVLLSAGRSPHHPVEKSEFGSSPELVGKEPGLDMDCRESYTFNPALLGQPCEAEEYRITGAAATSELEEILDFMLCGSDMEPPMESLESPRAEGCRTPSYHLTETGKTWMEGEEWCLPDVELWPRELTGLEKEPLGENKGPAEPFSPLVLPSENKEPAEPFSPLVIPSEFLQVFLML, encoded by the exons ATGTGCTCTCCTGCCAGTCCCAAAATCCTGTACAGGAATCCCCGGTTCCTCCGGTTAGCTTTTCTGCAGCTTTATCACCAGCAAAAGAGTGGTGTGTTCTGTGATGTCCTTCTGCAGGCAGAAG GTGAGGCAGTCCCAGCCCATTGCTGCATCCTGTCAGCCTGCAGCCCCTTCTTCACAGAGCGCCTGGAGCGGGAGAAGCCAGCCCAGGGTCGGAAGGTGGTGCTTGAGCTCGGGGGCCTGAAGATCAGGACCCTGAGGAAGCTGGTGGACTTCCTGTACACCTCCGAGATGGAACTATCTGGGGAAGAAGCCCAGGACGTGCTTTCCGCAGCCCGCCAGCTCCGTGTGTCTGAGCTCGAATCCCTTCAGCTAGAGGGTGGGAAGCTGGTGAAGGTCCCTCAGGGTCGAAGGCTGAACAGGGAGTGCCTGCAGCCTCCCAGCCCCGCGCCAATCTCTGCCAGGGTGGTGGCTTCCAGCCGGCGGCCTCAAGCCCCCCTGCCTGTCACCCAGGCGCCCTGTCCTCTCAAGGCAGCGAGACTGAAGTCCTTGGGGACGGAGGAGGGGCCCCCAGAGAAGAACCACCAACAGAACCTGGAGAACTCATCTGGCACTCTCCTACTCAAGAGGAAGGCCAGGGCCTGCCCAGCTCCACAAGAATCAAGTGCTTCACCATCGAGCCACAGTCAGGCACCCAAAGAGAACAGGAGTGACCCTGCCCTCGGTCCTGTCGCACTCTCCCCACCCAGCTTGTACCCCTGCGTAGATGAGCGACTCCTGCCCAGAAAGATCAAGCTGAGCCGCTCAAAGCCATCTCCCGATGTCTGCACATccaagcctgccagcctcctcagtGGAGCCAGCTCAGTGCCCACAGCCCCTGGCCGGCGTCTGTGGCGGCAGAAGAGTACAAATAAAGAAGCACCAGAGGACAAGCAGAAAATGGGGCGAGCTAGTCCCCTCAGGAGCAGCCCAAGTGCATCGGGTCTTGGGAAGACGGCTGGGAACAAGAAGCGGAGCCCCGAAGCCAGGACCCCTCACCTGGACTCTGCAGAGGAGGGGCAGGTTGGGAGAGTGAAGCTTCGCAAGATAGTCAACGGGACCTGCTGGGAAGTCGTTCAGGAGCCTCCCCTCAGAATCTCTCAAGATAGTCCTCAAATCCCAGAACTCAAAGACTCAGGAGAGCCTCTGGGGACACAGCCATCCTCAGGTAAGGAGCAGGACCTGTCATCCGCGAGAACAAACCTGTGTGAGGACTCACCCATGTGCTCCGGGCTACAAGACGTTTTGCTCTCGGCCGGCCGCTCCCCACACCACCCGGTGGAGAAGTCCGAGTTTGGGTCCAGCCCAGAGCTGGTAGGGAAGGAACCTGGACTGGACATGGACTGCAGAGAGTCCTACACGTTCAACCCAGCCCTGCTTGGGCAGCCCTGCGAAGCTGAGGAGTACCGCATCACCGGTGCTGCCGCCACCAGCGAGCTGGAGGAGATCCTGGATTTCATGCTCTGCGGCTCCGACATGGAGCCGCCCATGGAGTCTCTGGAGAGTCCCCGGGCTGAGGGCTGCAGGACCCCGAGTTACCACCTGACAGAAACAGGCAAGacctggatggaaggggaagaATGGTGTTTGCCGGATGTGGAGCTCTGGCCCAGGGagctcacaggactggaaaaggaacCTCTTGGTGAGAACAAAGGGCCAGCTGAGCCCTTCAGCCCCCTAGTCCTGCCCTCTGAGAACAAAGAGCCAGCTGAGCCCTTCAGCCCCCTTGTCATACCCTCCGAG TTTTTACAAGTGTTTCTCATGCTCTAA